One Candidatus Zixiibacteriota bacterium genomic window carries:
- a CDS encoding hydrolase, with protein sequence MLTLDNSFMLLVDMQGKLAGLMHKRKDLVESLTKLIQGVRILELPIVWMEQYPKGLGETIPEIKSLLDGLTPHAKTSFGCGGDENIMNAIRGLNRKQAIVAGIETHVCVYQSCKQLLEEGFGVTLVTDCTSSRTKFNRRMGISALSDAGVMLSTVEMTLFELLHKAEGDKFKQISQLVK encoded by the coding sequence ATGCTGACTCTCGACAATAGCTTTATGCTGCTCGTAGATATGCAGGGCAAGCTGGCCGGCTTGATGCACAAGCGCAAAGACCTCGTGGAGTCGCTCACCAAACTGATTCAGGGCGTGCGAATTCTCGAATTGCCAATCGTCTGGATGGAGCAGTATCCAAAAGGTCTCGGCGAGACAATCCCTGAAATCAAATCGCTTCTCGACGGTCTGACGCCACACGCGAAAACCAGCTTCGGATGCGGCGGCGATGAGAATATCATGAACGCAATCCGTGGGCTGAACCGCAAGCAGGCAATAGTGGCCGGAATCGAAACCCATGTCTGCGTCTACCAGAGCTGTAAGCAGCTTCTCGAAGAGGGCTTCGGTGTCACACTCGTCACCGATTGTACGTCATCGCGCACGAAATTCAACCGCAGAATGGGAATAAGCGCTCTCTCTGATGCGGGCGTCATGCTTTCGACTGTCGAGATGACACTTTTTGAGCTTCTGCACAAGGCGGAAGGGGATAAATTCAAACAGATATCGCAGCTCGTGAAATAG
- a CDS encoding type III pantothenate kinase, translated as MLLCIDIGNTDVVMGLFDNDKLIAQGRFATSNLRTSDECGIQAHHLVQRHHPHGNIEVDGVIISSVVPFLTPRMAEMSRTYLKRDPIILSSDLDIGLDIKVQNPHEVGADRLANAVAAINAYNTDLLIIDLGTATTFDVVTKEGEYVGGAIAPGLESASSGLVKKAAQLFSVEIAPPKHAIGTTTEESMKSGIFLGQVEMMNGMIIRMEAEFQAEFTIIITGGYGKIFAEHLDRDAIYDPDLTLQGLRIIYNSLA; from the coding sequence ATGTTGCTTTGTATCGATATCGGTAACACAGATGTCGTCATGGGACTGTTCGATAACGACAAACTGATCGCGCAGGGACGGTTTGCGACATCGAATCTGCGAACTTCCGACGAGTGCGGCATTCAGGCGCACCATCTCGTGCAGCGTCACCACCCGCATGGCAATATCGAGGTTGATGGCGTGATCATATCGTCGGTAGTGCCGTTTCTTACGCCGCGCATGGCCGAAATGAGCCGCACGTATCTCAAGAGAGACCCGATCATATTGTCATCCGATCTTGATATCGGTCTCGACATCAAAGTGCAGAATCCTCACGAAGTCGGCGCCGACAGGCTCGCGAATGCAGTCGCAGCGATCAATGCATACAATACCGACTTACTGATAATCGATCTCGGCACTGCGACAACTTTCGATGTTGTGACGAAAGAAGGAGAGTATGTCGGCGGTGCGATAGCTCCGGGACTGGAGTCGGCTTCATCGGGGCTCGTAAAGAAGGCGGCACAGCTCTTCTCAGTCGAGATCGCACCCCCTAAGCATGCCATCGGTACGACAACCGAAGAGAGCATGAAATCGGGGATTTTTCTCGGGCAGGTTGAGATGATGAATGGGATGATTATCCGCATGGAAGCTGAGTTTCAGGCGGAATTCACGATCATCATTACCGGCGGGTACGGGAAGATTTTCGCCGAGCATCTCGACCGCGACGCCATCTATGATCCTGATTTGACGCTGCAAGGTCTGCGCATTATCTACAATTCGCTGGCATAG
- a CDS encoding cation:proton antiporter, whose protein sequence is MTELLILKDLVIILGLSVASLLVCHRLRLPPLIGFLAAGIVVGPYGLGLIRSVHDVEVLAEIGIVFLLFTIGIEFSLRDLLRSKRAVLLGGGLQVAATILVVFLLISQFGRSQSEALFVGFLVALSSTAIVLRALQDRGEIHSAHGRIILSILIFQDIAIAPMIIIVPLLSGEADSAAGPLAMLTLKALTVVVMVIILAHHVVPRILEQVVRTRSRELFLLSAILICVAIAWGTSELDLSLGLGAFLAGLMISESEYSHQVLDGIVPFKMVFTGFFFVSVGMLLNISFVVSQPVLVICISLGVMIVKAMVAGGVALSLGMSSRSAIIVALALSQVGEFSFILSRVGVSFGLLDQETYQLFLAVSITSMAVTPFMINLAPHLADRVSQMPLMRLFQGGAYRKLSEADPSHKALKDHLLVIGFGINGRNIAHAARSARIPYSVIEMNPDTVKSMRSSGEPIFYGDATSHSVLENVSASTARVAVIAISDPVATRSITQILHRINPSAHIIVRTRFVKEVQPLMDLGAAEVIPEEFETSIEIFVRVLMKYMVPREDIDRFIGEIRSQSYQMLRGLSQRSSRLADLQLHFPQIEISAIRLGANCPHIGQSLAGAELRSRYGITVLAIMREDKLLVHPDGSDLLTESDILYVIGSADQCSTANRLLSAGESQ, encoded by the coding sequence GTGACAGAGCTACTGATTCTAAAGGATCTGGTTATTATTCTGGGCTTGTCGGTAGCAAGCCTGCTCGTGTGCCACCGTTTGCGCCTTCCACCTCTGATCGGTTTTCTGGCGGCAGGCATTGTGGTAGGACCGTATGGCCTTGGTCTAATCCGCTCCGTGCACGATGTGGAGGTGCTCGCCGAGATAGGAATCGTATTTCTTCTCTTCACAATAGGCATTGAATTCTCCCTTAGGGATCTTCTCCGAAGCAAGCGAGCAGTCTTGTTAGGCGGCGGACTGCAGGTGGCTGCAACGATATTAGTAGTGTTTCTACTGATCAGTCAATTCGGTAGATCGCAGAGTGAAGCATTATTCGTAGGTTTCCTCGTAGCGCTGAGCAGTACAGCTATCGTGCTTCGAGCTCTTCAGGACCGAGGAGAGATACACAGCGCTCATGGGCGAATCATACTCTCAATTCTCATTTTTCAGGATATCGCCATAGCTCCGATGATTATAATAGTGCCGCTATTGTCGGGAGAGGCCGACAGCGCAGCCGGACCGCTTGCCATGCTCACACTGAAGGCTCTTACAGTTGTCGTGATGGTGATCATACTGGCGCACCATGTGGTTCCGCGCATACTCGAACAGGTAGTCCGAACGAGGAGTCGCGAGCTTTTCTTATTGAGTGCGATTCTCATCTGCGTCGCTATTGCGTGGGGAACGAGTGAGTTGGATCTGTCACTCGGACTTGGAGCCTTTCTGGCAGGGCTGATGATCTCCGAATCTGAGTACAGCCATCAGGTGCTTGATGGAATAGTGCCGTTTAAGATGGTCTTCACCGGATTCTTCTTTGTTTCTGTGGGAATGCTTCTGAACATTTCGTTCGTAGTCTCGCAGCCAGTGCTCGTAATCTGTATCTCTTTGGGTGTTATGATCGTCAAGGCGATGGTTGCAGGGGGAGTCGCGCTATCTCTCGGTATGTCGTCCCGCTCCGCGATTATCGTCGCGCTCGCCCTCAGTCAGGTTGGTGAATTCTCCTTCATTCTTTCCAGAGTAGGGGTGTCCTTTGGTCTTCTCGACCAGGAAACTTACCAATTGTTTTTGGCTGTTTCCATCACGAGCATGGCCGTTACGCCTTTTATGATTAACCTGGCTCCTCATCTTGCTGACCGTGTGTCACAGATGCCCCTGATGCGCTTGTTTCAGGGCGGTGCATATCGCAAGCTCTCTGAAGCAGACCCCAGCCACAAAGCTCTGAAGGACCACCTTCTCGTTATCGGATTCGGCATCAATGGAAGAAACATCGCACATGCCGCCCGCAGCGCCAGGATTCCATATTCTGTCATTGAAATGAATCCTGATACAGTTAAATCGATGCGCAGTAGCGGTGAACCGATATTCTACGGAGACGCGACGAGTCATAGCGTGCTTGAGAACGTCTCTGCGTCCACCGCGCGTGTGGCGGTGATTGCGATTTCAGATCCGGTTGCTACACGGAGTATAACGCAAATTCTGCATCGGATTAATCCAAGTGCACACATCATTGTCAGAACACGGTTCGTGAAGGAAGTGCAGCCTCTTATGGATCTCGGAGCGGCTGAAGTAATTCCCGAAGAATTCGAAACGTCCATAGAGATCTTCGTACGAGTTCTGATGAAGTACATGGTGCCGCGTGAGGATATCGACAGGTTCATCGGCGAAATCAGATCGCAAAGCTACCAGATGCTCCGTGGACTATCTCAGAGATCGTCGAGGTTAGCCGATCTACAGCTTCATTTTCCGCAAATTGAAATAAGCGCAATCAGGCTTGGCGCGAATTGTCCGCATATCGGTCAATCTCTTGCCGGTGCTGAACTAAGATCCCGCTACGGCATCACTGTTTTGGCAATCATGAGAGAAGACAAGCTTCTTGTCCACCCGGATGGTTCTGATCTGCTCACAGAAAGCGATATCCTCTATGTAATTGGATCAGCCGATCAGTGTTCGACAGCCAACAGACTGCTGAGTGCAGGCGAATCTCAGTAG
- a CDS encoding NAD(P)H-binding protein has translation MTSASIHAVTGAFGYTGKYIANELLDKGYSVITLTNSADRSNEFAGRVKAFPFDFDEPDELANSLRNVEVLYNTYWVRFNHRLFKHCDAVENTLVLFEAALKAGVRRIVHVSITNPSEESPLEYFSGKAKLEKALIERGLSYAILRPTVVFGREDILINNIAWMLRKFPLFGVFGDGGYRLQPIYVQDLAELAVDWGARNENSIVNAIGPENFTYRELVETVGRLIGVNRRIISIPPTLGYLTGRILSMFKGDVTITREEIEGLMADLLHVDTPPTGSTKLTDWIKEHSSTVGMQYTSELARRLDRQAAYKSN, from the coding sequence ATGACATCAGCAAGTATACATGCAGTCACCGGTGCTTTCGGTTACACGGGTAAGTACATCGCGAACGAACTCCTCGACAAGGGGTATTCAGTCATAACACTCACAAATTCTGCGGACCGATCCAATGAATTTGCCGGTCGAGTCAAGGCTTTTCCATTCGACTTCGACGAGCCGGATGAACTTGCGAATTCGCTCCGCAATGTCGAAGTGCTCTATAATACCTACTGGGTCCGATTCAATCATCGCCTATTCAAACACTGCGACGCAGTGGAGAACACGCTTGTGTTGTTCGAGGCAGCTCTCAAGGCCGGCGTCAGGCGCATCGTCCACGTCAGTATCACAAACCCATCTGAGGAATCGCCACTCGAATATTTCAGCGGTAAAGCTAAACTCGAAAAGGCGTTGATCGAAAGAGGTCTGTCGTATGCGATTCTGCGGCCAACTGTGGTGTTCGGACGGGAAGACATCCTGATCAACAACATTGCCTGGATGCTGCGCAAATTCCCTCTCTTTGGAGTTTTCGGGGATGGCGGTTACAGGCTTCAACCGATCTACGTGCAAGACCTTGCTGAGCTCGCAGTGGATTGGGGCGCAAGGAATGAAAACTCCATAGTCAATGCAATCGGACCGGAGAACTTCACCTACCGGGAACTTGTAGAGACTGTTGGCCGGTTGATCGGTGTCAACCGAAGAATCATATCCATTCCTCCTACACTCGGTTATCTGACCGGTCGGATTCTCAGCATGTTCAAAGGAGATGTCACGATCACTCGTGAGGAAATCGAAGGGCTCATGGCAGATCTGTTGCATGTAGACACACCTCCAACCGGTTCAACAAAACTTACCGACTGGATCAAAGAGCATTCGTCGACTGTGGGAATGCAGTATACAAGCGAGTTAGCAAGGCGATTAGACCGACAAGCTGCCTACAAAAGCAATTAA